In one window of Candidatus Cloacimonadota bacterium DNA:
- a CDS encoding AbrB/MazE/SpoVT family DNA-binding domain-containing protein, translated as MKANLIAIGNSKGIRIPKIILEQCHIKNFVDLEVNDDLIMIRPFNENPRKNWDKEFKKMHKNSDDRLFIDGKIDINNQDWVW; from the coding sequence ATGAAAGCAAACTTGATAGCAATTGGAAATTCAAAAGGTATAAGAATACCAAAAATAATATTAGAGCAATGTCATATTAAGAACTTTGTTGATTTGGAAGTGAATGATGACCTGATAATGATCAGACCTTTTAATGAAAATCCCAGGAAAAACTGGGATAAAGAATTTAAAAAAATGCATAAAAACAGCGATGACAGACTTTTTATCGATGGCAAGATAGATATAAATAATCAGGATTGGGTATGGTGA
- a CDS encoding type II toxin-antitoxin system PemK/MazF family toxin — protein sequence MVIEQYDIFLISLDPTIGHEIKKSRPCVVVSPDEMNRNIATVIIAPMITKSHDYPTRIRLNFSNKSGWIVLDQIRTVDKKRLVKKLGHLDHKIIRQVKNTIKEMLVD from the coding sequence ATGGTGATCGAACAATACGATATTTTCCTGATTTCTCTTGATCCCACTATCGGTCATGAAATCAAAAAATCCCGTCCTTGTGTTGTAGTTTCTCCAGATGAAATGAATCGAAATATTGCTACAGTTATCATTGCTCCCATGATAACTAAATCGCATGATTATCCAACTCGAATAAGGTTGAATTTCAGTAATAAATCAGGTTGGATCGTTCTGGATCAGATCAGAACTGTCGATAAGAAAAGATTAGTGAAAAAACTTGGACATCTCGACCACAAAATAATCCGGCAGG